The Pongo abelii isolate AG06213 chromosome 20, NHGRI_mPonAbe1-v2.0_pri, whole genome shotgun sequence genome window below encodes:
- the CDC34 gene encoding ubiquitin-conjugating enzyme E2 R1 codes for MARPLVPSSQKALLLELKGLQEEPVEGFRVTLVDEGDLYNWEVAIFGPPNTYYEGGYFKARLKFPIDYPYSPPAFRFLTKMWHPNIYETGDVCISILHPPVDDPQSGELPSERWNPTQNVRTILLSVISLLNEPNTFSPANVDASVMYRKWKESKGKDREYTDIIRKQVLGTKVDAERDGVKVPTTLAEYCVKTKAPAPDEGSDLFYDDYYEDGEVEEEADSCFGDDEDDSGTEES; via the exons ATGGCTCGGCCGCTGGTGCCCAGCTCGCAGAAGGCGCTGCTGCTGGAGCTCAAGGGGCTGCAGGAAGAGCCTGTCGAGGGCTTCCGCGTGACACTGGTGGACGAAGGCGATCTATACAACTGGGAGGTGGCCATCTTCGGGCCCCCCAACACCTACTACGAGGGCGGCTACTTCAAG GCGCGCCTCAAGTTCCCCATCGACTACCCGTACTCTCCACCGGCCTTTCGGTTCCTGACCAAGATGTGGCACCCTAACATCTACGAG ACGGGGGACGTGTGTATCTCCATCCTCCACCCACCGGTGGACGACCCCCAGAGCGGGGAGCTGCCCTCAGAGAGGTGGAACCCCACGCAGAATGTCAG GACCATTCTCCTGAGTGTGATCTCCCTCCTGAACGAGCCCAACACCTTCTCGCCTGCCAACGTGGACGCTTCCGTGATGTACAGGAAGTGGAAAGAGAGCAAGGGGAAGGATCGGGAGTACACAGACATCATCCG GAAGCAGGTCCTGGGGACCAAGGTGGACGCGGAGCGGGATGGTGTGAAGGTGCCCACCACGCTGGCTGAGTACTGCGTGAAGACCAAGGCGCCGGCGCCCGACGAGGGCTCGGACCTCTTCTACGACGACTACTACGAGGACGgcgaggtggaggaggaggccgACAGCTGCTTCGGGGACGATGAGGATGACTCTGGCACGGAGGAGTCCTGA
- the GZMM gene encoding granzyme M, whose product MWGGSGLGPAPTLGLHSSMEACVSSLLVLALGALLVGISFETQIIGGREVIPHSRPYMASLQRDGSHLCGGVLVHPKWVLTAAHCLAQRTARLRLVLGLHTLDSPGLPFHIKAVVQHPRYKPVPALENDLALLQLDGKVKPSRTIRPLALPSKRQVVAAGTRCSMAGWGLTQQGGHLSRVLRELDLHVLDTRMCNNSRFWNGSLSPGMVCLAGDSKDQAPCKGDSGGPLVCGKGQVLAGVLSFSSRVCTDIFKPPVVTAVLPYVSWIRKVTGRSA is encoded by the exons ATGTGGGGAGGCTCGGGGCTGGGGCCAGCACCCACACTGGGTCTCCACAGCAGCATGGAGGCCTGTGTGTCTTCACTGCTGGTGCTGGCCCTGGGGGCCCTGTTGGTAG GCATCTCCTTTGAGACCCAGATCATCGGGGGCCGGGAGGTGATCCCCCACTCGCGCCCGTACATGGCCTCACTGCAGAGAGATGGCTCCCACCTGTGCGGGGGGGTCCTGGTGCACCCAAAGTGGGTGCTGACGGCTGCCCACTGCCTGGCCCAGCG GACGGCCCGGCTGAGGCTGGTGCTGGGGCTCCACACCCTGGACAGCCCCGGTCTCCCCTTCCACATCAAGGCAGTGGTCCAGCACCCTCGCTACAAGCCGGTTCCTGCCCTGGAGAACGACCTCGCGCTGCTTCAG CTGGACGGGAAAGTGAAGCCCAGCCGGACCATCCGGCCGCTGGCCTTGCCCAGTAAACGCCAGGTGGTGGCTGCAGGGACTCGGTGCAGCATGGCCGGCTGGGGGCTGACCCAGCAGGGCGGGCACCTGTCCCGAGTGCTGCGGGAGCTGGACCTCCACGTGCTGGACACCCGCATGTGTAACAACAGCCGCTTCTGGAACGGCAGCCTCTCCCCCGGCATGGTCTGCTTGGCGGGCGACTCCAAGGACCAGGCTCCCTGCAAG GGTGACTCAGGCGGGCCCCTGGTGTGTGGCAAAGGCCAGGTGTTGGCCGGAGTCCTGTCCTTCAGCTCCAGGGTCTGCACCGACATCTTCAAGCCCCCCGTGGTCACCGCTGTGTTGCCGTATGTGTCCTGGATCAGGAAGGTCACCGGCCGATCAGCCTGA